In one Pseudomonas fitomaticsae genomic region, the following are encoded:
- a CDS encoding DUF2059 domain-containing protein has product MRRLLFSLLMFCVLPAWADGHDQLYKVAGWPEQRAHFNDALSAAQQRYQNSLPPAVFQALVNNSNQRFAPQAVDQRAEAQLRKNLADPKPALSFFQSPLGKKIVAAELLATRRDQLAKNAKGLPKMPASDSRLLIIGHLAQALPAREAGAEVSLAIAGVAADSLSSMIPGLLGGGQAQGMLNGQRQRLMDQIGADLNNTLLYVYRDLSDEELEEFATFAESTEGKAYYQAALAAIRAGLAVGQSTSNLSQ; this is encoded by the coding sequence ATGCGCCGTTTGCTTTTTTCACTGTTGATGTTCTGCGTTTTGCCCGCCTGGGCGGACGGCCACGACCAGTTGTACAAGGTCGCCGGCTGGCCAGAACAACGCGCGCATTTCAACGATGCCCTGAGTGCCGCGCAGCAGCGTTACCAGAACAGCCTGCCGCCGGCGGTGTTTCAGGCGCTGGTGAACAACAGCAATCAGCGCTTCGCCCCCCAGGCCGTGGATCAACGCGCCGAAGCGCAACTGCGCAAGAACCTCGCCGATCCGAAACCGGCCCTGTCGTTCTTTCAGTCACCGCTGGGCAAGAAGATCGTCGCCGCCGAACTGCTGGCGACCCGTCGCGATCAACTGGCGAAAAACGCCAAGGGCCTGCCGAAGATGCCGGCCAGCGATAGCCGCCTGCTGATCATCGGTCACCTCGCCCAAGCCTTGCCCGCCCGTGAAGCCGGCGCCGAAGTCAGCCTGGCGATTGCCGGCGTGGCAGCGGACAGCCTGAGTTCGATGATCCCCGGCCTGCTCGGCGGCGGTCAGGCCCAGGGCATGTTGAACGGTCAGCGCCAGCGTCTGATGGATCAGATCGGCGCCGATCTGAACAACACGCTGCTGTATGTCTATCGCGACCTGTCGGATGAAGAACTGGAAGAGTTCGCGACCTTTGCCGAATCCACCGAAGGCAAGGCCTACTATCAGGCCGCGCTGGCCGCGATCCGCGCCGGGCTGGCCGTGGGACAGAGCACCTCGAACCTCAGTCAGTGA
- a CDS encoding phospholipase BipL, with protein MSVAFDPDHLRASLKPLAEWQPLSEEAKAYQRFYKTDFPERDVWRGMGRFDIAGYQLVSHCWWPAETAKATLFLVHGFYDHTGLYRHVIEWALDQGFAVIACDLPGHGLSSGERASIRDFSEYQDALQGLFAEARSIALPQPWHLCGQSTGGAIIVDHVLNHGENSPAQGQLILLAPLVRPRAWGWSQFSYYLLRPFVRGIARRFSENSNDPDFLPFLQADPLQPKRLPTAWVGALSRWINRVEYAKKSPRRPLIVQGQADMTVDWQHNLQVMKWKFDRPQILLLAEARHHLANETAEMREEYFEFLSKRIKGRNP; from the coding sequence ATGTCTGTTGCCTTCGATCCCGATCATCTGCGTGCGAGCCTCAAGCCTCTGGCCGAGTGGCAGCCGTTGTCCGAGGAGGCGAAGGCGTATCAGCGGTTCTACAAGACCGACTTTCCGGAGCGCGATGTCTGGCGTGGCATGGGTCGGTTCGACATCGCTGGCTATCAACTGGTCAGCCATTGCTGGTGGCCGGCGGAAACGGCCAAGGCCACGCTGTTTCTGGTGCACGGGTTTTATGACCACACCGGCCTGTACCGGCATGTGATCGAGTGGGCGCTGGATCAGGGTTTTGCGGTGATTGCCTGCGATCTGCCGGGGCATGGTCTGTCCAGTGGCGAGCGGGCGAGCATCCGCGATTTCTCCGAGTATCAGGATGCACTGCAAGGCCTGTTCGCCGAGGCGCGCTCGATTGCCCTGCCGCAGCCGTGGCATCTGTGCGGGCAAAGTACCGGCGGGGCGATCATTGTCGATCACGTGCTCAATCATGGTGAAAACAGCCCGGCGCAGGGGCAGTTGATTCTGCTGGCGCCGTTGGTACGTCCGCGTGCCTGGGGCTGGTCGCAGTTCAGTTATTACCTGCTGCGGCCCTTCGTCAGGGGCATCGCCCGGCGTTTCAGCGAGAACTCCAACGACCCGGATTTCCTGCCGTTCCTGCAGGCCGATCCGTTGCAGCCAAAACGCTTGCCGACCGCGTGGGTCGGGGCGTTGTCGCGCTGGATCAACCGGGTTGAATACGCGAAAAAAAGTCCGCGTCGGCCACTGATCGTTCAGGGCCAGGCGGACATGACCGTGGACTGGCAGCACAACCTGCAAGTGATGAAATGGAAGTTCGACCGGCCGCAGATTCTGCTGCTGGCCGAGGCGCGGCATCACCTGGCCAACGAGACGGCGGAAATGCGCGAGGAGTATTTCGAGTTCTTGAGCAAGCGGATCAAGGGCCGCAACCCCTAG
- a CDS encoding DUF6436 domain-containing protein: MRSPYRTALFASLLAIVCAGVLWAAYDWFQGRYLRAFSEHTAVFSGDPLRLPDDLAGPGNIRLVHFWDPACPCNVGNQQHLTEMVEQFGPKGVEFFAVQKAGSHGQLPATLSSLKTIAVLPGSEQIPASPAVAIWDRSGKLAYFGPYSEGLTCNSSNSFIEPILQALSDDRPVNATHTLAVGCYCPWPAEMK; the protein is encoded by the coding sequence ATGCGCTCGCCCTACCGCACCGCACTGTTTGCCAGCCTGCTCGCCATCGTGTGTGCCGGCGTGCTGTGGGCCGCGTACGACTGGTTTCAGGGCCGCTACCTGCGGGCTTTCAGCGAACACACCGCGGTATTTTCCGGTGACCCGCTGCGCTTGCCCGACGACCTCGCCGGCCCCGGCAATATCCGTCTGGTGCACTTCTGGGACCCGGCCTGCCCATGCAACGTCGGCAATCAACAGCACCTGACCGAGATGGTCGAACAGTTCGGCCCCAAGGGCGTGGAATTCTTCGCGGTGCAGAAGGCCGGCAGCCACGGCCAGTTGCCCGCCACTCTCAGCAGCCTCAAAACCATCGCGGTGTTGCCCGGCTCGGAGCAGATTCCCGCCAGCCCCGCCGTGGCGATCTGGGACCGCAGCGGCAAACTGGCGTATTTCGGGCCTTACAGCGAAGGCCTGACGTGCAACTCCAGCAACAGTTTTATCGAACCGATCCTGCAAGCGTTGAGTGATGATCGTCCGGTCAATGCGACTCATACGCTGGCGGTCGGGTGTTATTGCCCGTGGCCGGCCGAGATGAAGTAA
- a CDS encoding penicillin acylase family protein yields MKRVFTVLALLIVVLLAAGGWYVYSKQPTRQGQVELRNLQGSVTVRYDERGVPHIRAENETDLYRALGYVHAQDRLFQMEAMRRLARGELAEVLGPKLLDTDKLFRSLRIRERAASYVAGLDKQSPAWKALQAYLDGINQYQDSHAAPVEFDVLGIPKRLFTAEDSISVAGYMAYSFAAAFRTEPLLTYVRDQLGADYLNVFDLDWQPKGVLAKGHAGTAPALAAEDWKDLNTLARVSEQALIDNGLPQFEGSNAWVIAGSHSKSAKPLLAGDPHIRFSVPSVWYEAQLSAPGFELYGHHQALVPFAFLGHNLDFGWSLTMFQNDDLDLIAEKVNPDNPDQVWYRGQWTDMVKTEQQIAVKGQTPVTITLRQSPHGPIVNDALGSAAGKTPIAMWWAFLETPNPILEGFYQLNRADTLAKARAAAAKVQAPGLNIVYANAKGDIAWWASALLPKRPVGVKPGFILDGSSNQADKDGYFPFSANPQEENPTRGYIVSANFQPVSPTAMEIPGYYNLADRGQQLHRQLADKNVKWDNEANQKLQLGTSTGYGPRLLAPLLPVLREVVNDPAQLKLVEQLAQWQGDYPLDSVSATVFNQFLFNLADAAMRDELGNDFFETLLSTRVIDAALPRLAANADSPWWDNRSTPNKETRVDTVRAAWQASMAHLKSTLGDDASGWQWGKAHTLTHGHPLGQQKPLDRIFNVGPFAAPGSHEVPNNLSAKIGPAPWPVTYGPSTRRLVDFADPAHSLTINPVGQSGVPFDSHYDDQAEAYVDGMYVQAHFSEEEVTANTRSTLKLLPARAAQ; encoded by the coding sequence ATGAAACGCGTCTTCACCGTTCTTGCCTTGCTCATCGTTGTCCTGCTCGCCGCCGGCGGGTGGTATGTCTACAGCAAGCAACCGACGCGTCAGGGCCAGGTGGAATTGCGCAACCTGCAAGGCTCGGTGACCGTGCGTTACGACGAGCGCGGTGTGCCGCACATCCGCGCTGAAAACGAAACCGACCTCTACCGCGCCCTCGGCTATGTGCACGCCCAGGATCGCCTGTTTCAGATGGAAGCCATGCGTCGTCTGGCCCGTGGCGAGCTGGCGGAAGTGCTCGGGCCGAAACTGCTCGATACCGACAAACTGTTCCGCAGCTTGCGCATCCGCGAGCGCGCCGCCAGTTACGTGGCCGGCCTCGACAAGCAGTCACCGGCGTGGAAGGCCCTGCAAGCCTATCTGGACGGCATCAATCAATATCAGGACTCGCACGCAGCCCCCGTCGAGTTCGACGTGCTGGGCATCCCCAAGCGGCTGTTCACTGCCGAAGACAGCATCAGCGTCGCCGGCTACATGGCCTACAGCTTTGCCGCCGCGTTTCGCACCGAACCGCTGCTGACCTACGTGCGCGATCAACTGGGCGCCGATTACCTCAACGTCTTCGACCTCGACTGGCAGCCCAAGGGCGTGCTCGCCAAAGGCCACGCCGGCACCGCACCGGCCCTCGCCGCCGAAGACTGGAAAGACCTGAACACCCTCGCCCGCGTCAGCGAACAGGCGCTGATAGACAACGGCCTGCCGCAGTTCGAAGGCAGCAATGCCTGGGTAATTGCCGGCAGCCACAGCAAGAGCGCCAAGCCCTTGCTGGCGGGCGATCCGCACATCCGCTTCTCGGTGCCGTCGGTATGGTACGAGGCGCAGCTGTCGGCGCCGGGTTTTGAACTCTACGGCCATCATCAGGCGCTGGTGCCGTTTGCGTTCCTGGGGCACAACCTGGATTTCGGCTGGAGCCTGACCATGTTCCAGAACGATGACCTCGACCTGATCGCCGAGAAGGTCAATCCGGACAACCCGGATCAGGTCTGGTATCGCGGCCAGTGGACCGACATGGTCAAGACCGAGCAGCAGATCGCGGTGAAAGGCCAGACGCCTGTGACCATCACCCTGCGCCAGTCGCCCCACGGCCCGATCGTCAACGACGCCCTCGGCAGCGCCGCCGGTAAAACCCCGATTGCGATGTGGTGGGCCTTCCTCGAAACGCCAAACCCGATCCTCGAAGGCTTCTACCAGCTCAACCGCGCCGACACCCTGGCCAAGGCCCGCGCCGCAGCGGCCAAGGTGCAGGCGCCGGGACTGAACATCGTCTACGCCAACGCCAAGGGCGATATCGCGTGGTGGGCCTCGGCGCTGTTGCCCAAGCGTCCGGTCGGGGTGAAGCCCGGTTTCATTCTCGACGGCAGCAGCAATCAGGCGGACAAGGACGGCTACTTCCCGTTCAGCGCCAACCCGCAGGAAGAGAACCCGACGCGGGGCTATATCGTCTCGGCCAACTTCCAGCCCGTGTCGCCGACCGCCATGGAGATTCCCGGTTACTACAACCTCGCCGACCGTGGCCAGCAGCTCCACCGCCAGCTCGCCGACAAGAACGTGAAGTGGGACAACGAGGCCAACCAGAAGCTGCAACTGGGCACCTCCACCGGTTATGGCCCGCGTCTGCTGGCGCCGTTGCTGCCGGTATTGCGTGAAGTGGTGAATGATCCGGCGCAGCTGAAACTGGTCGAGCAACTGGCCCAATGGCAAGGCGACTATCCACTGGATTCGGTCAGTGCGACGGTGTTCAACCAGTTCCTGTTCAACCTCGCGGACGCGGCAATGCGCGATGAGCTGGGCAATGATTTCTTCGAAACCCTGCTGTCGACCCGAGTGATCGATGCAGCCCTGCCCCGGCTCGCGGCGAATGCCGATTCACCGTGGTGGGACAACCGCAGCACGCCGAACAAGGAAACCCGCGTCGACACCGTACGCGCTGCGTGGCAGGCGAGCATGGCGCACCTGAAGTCGACCCTCGGCGACGATGCATCCGGCTGGCAATGGGGCAAGGCCCACACGCTGACCCATGGTCATCCGCTGGGTCAGCAGAAGCCGCTGGATCGCATTTTCAACGTCGGCCCATTCGCCGCACCGGGCTCCCATGAAGTGCCGAACAACCTCTCGGCGAAGATCGGTCCCGCGCCGTGGCCGGTGACCTACGGCCCGTCGACCCGCCGGCTGGTGGACTTCGCCGACCCGGCTCACAGCCTGACGATCAACCCGGTCGGCCAGAGCGGCGTGCCGTTCGACAGCCACTATGACGATCAGGCGGAAGCGTATGTGGACGGGATGTATGTGCAGGCGCATTTCAGTGAGGAAGAGGTGACGGCGAATACGCGCAGTACCTTGAAGCTGTTGCCGGCTCGGGCGGCGCAATAA
- a CDS encoding GlxA family transcriptional regulator, whose product MNRTVAIVVFPGVQALDVSGPMDVFAEANRFLAPEDHYRLDVIGVERGPMPCSNGLTLSAHRHFSDVQEAYDLLLVAGGPQLPFLDFGSGFDGWLREACGRARRFGSICNGAFMLARAGLLDGRTVTTHWNDAEALAQLCPSSRVEADRLYVEDGQLYTSAGVTAGIDLSLYLLARDYGAEVALSVAKRLVVFTQRSGGQSQFSPFLTPHAVPTSAVAMVQLYVLANLTGDLTIADLANAANMSARNFSRVFAREAKVTPAEFVERARVDAARVMLESTTAPLKTVAYQCGFRDAQHMRSVFNRRLGVTPQQFRLNFAAMV is encoded by the coding sequence ATGAACAGAACCGTTGCCATCGTGGTGTTCCCCGGCGTGCAGGCGCTGGACGTCAGCGGGCCGATGGACGTGTTCGCCGAGGCCAACCGCTTCCTGGCGCCGGAGGATCATTACCGGCTCGACGTGATCGGTGTCGAGCGCGGGCCGATGCCGTGTTCCAACGGGCTGACCCTGAGTGCGCATCGGCATTTCAGCGACGTGCAAGAGGCTTATGACTTGCTGCTGGTGGCGGGCGGACCGCAGTTGCCGTTTCTGGATTTTGGCAGCGGGTTTGACGGCTGGTTGCGCGAGGCTTGTGGACGGGCGCGGCGTTTTGGCTCGATCTGCAACGGCGCGTTCATGCTCGCCCGTGCAGGGTTGCTGGACGGGCGCACGGTTACCACCCACTGGAATGACGCCGAAGCGCTGGCGCAGTTATGCCCGTCGAGCCGGGTCGAGGCTGATCGGTTGTACGTCGAGGACGGCCAGCTCTACACCTCGGCGGGGGTGACGGCGGGGATCGATCTGTCGCTGTACCTGCTGGCGCGTGATTACGGGGCCGAGGTCGCGCTGAGCGTGGCCAAGCGCCTGGTGGTGTTCACCCAGCGCTCCGGCGGGCAGTCGCAGTTCAGCCCGTTTCTCACGCCCCACGCCGTGCCGACGTCGGCGGTGGCGATGGTGCAGCTGTACGTGTTGGCCAATCTCACCGGCGACCTGACCATTGCTGACCTGGCGAATGCCGCGAACATGAGTGCGCGGAATTTTTCCCGGGTGTTTGCCCGGGAGGCGAAAGTCACCCCGGCGGAGTTCGTCGAACGGGCGCGGGTAGATGCGGCGCGGGTGATGCTCGAAAGCACCACGGCGCCGCTGAAGACGGTGGCGTATCAGTGCGGGTTTCGCGATGCGCAACACATGCGCAGCGTGTTCAACCGCCGGTTGGGGGTGACGCCGCAGCAGTTCCGGCTGAACTTTGCGGCGATGGTTTGA
- a CDS encoding HD domain-containing protein yields the protein MTTTIAGIQIPDSALARATTEYIRDIESDLLYHHSRRVFLFGALSGERQHLAYDPELLYVGAMFHDLGLVEGHRSDDERFEVDGANAAAAFLKPYGLSDDDIEQVWLSIALHTTPGVPKHLRPTVALVTAGVEMDVLGMDYAAFTTVQREAVVHAHPRGEGFKECIICAFADGLRHRPQTTFGNVKTDVLKDQVPGFTPMNFVEVIRSSPWTA from the coding sequence ATGACCACGACCATCGCCGGTATCCAGATCCCCGACAGCGCCCTCGCCCGGGCCACCACCGAATACATCCGCGACATCGAATCCGATCTGCTTTACCACCACTCGCGCCGGGTGTTTCTGTTCGGTGCCTTGAGTGGCGAACGCCAGCACCTGGCCTACGATCCGGAGCTGCTGTACGTCGGCGCGATGTTCCACGACCTGGGTCTGGTCGAAGGGCATCGCAGCGATGACGAGCGCTTCGAAGTGGATGGCGCCAACGCAGCGGCAGCATTTCTCAAACCGTACGGGTTGAGCGACGACGACATCGAGCAAGTCTGGCTATCGATCGCTCTGCACACCACGCCGGGGGTGCCGAAGCATCTGCGTCCGACCGTGGCGCTGGTGACCGCAGGTGTCGAGATGGACGTGCTGGGCATGGACTACGCGGCGTTCACCACGGTGCAGCGTGAGGCGGTGGTGCATGCGCATCCACGGGGTGAGGGCTTCAAGGAGTGCATCATCTGCGCGTTCGCCGATGGTCTGCGTCATCGTCCGCAGACCACGTTCGGCAATGTGAAGACCGATGTACTGAAGGATCAGGTGCCGGGGTTCACGCCGATGAACTTCGTCGAGGTTATCCGCAGTTCACCTTGGACTGCGTAA
- a CDS encoding ABC transporter permease subunit, whose amino-acid sequence MKRFRFSSLMLVLGLLFIYLPMLILVIYSFNASKLVTVWGGWSVKWYVGLLDNSQLMGSVVRSLEIACYTAIAAVALGTLAAFVLTRITRFKGRTLFGGLVTAPLVMPEVITGLSLLLLFVAMAQMIGWPQERGIVTIWIAHTTFCAAYVAVVVSARLRELDLSIEEAAMDLGARPWKVFFLITIPMIAPSLAAGGMMSFALSLDDLVLASFVSGPGSTTLPMEVFSAVRLGVKPEINAVASLILLAVSLVTFLVWFFSRRAEEARRKAIQQAIEESAADSWKQPDVRRAPTPEAA is encoded by the coding sequence ATGAAGCGCTTCCGTTTCTCCAGCCTGATGCTGGTGCTCGGCCTGTTGTTCATCTACCTGCCGATGTTGATCCTGGTGATCTACTCGTTCAACGCCTCCAAACTGGTAACGGTGTGGGGCGGCTGGTCGGTGAAGTGGTACGTCGGCCTGCTCGACAACTCGCAACTGATGGGCTCGGTGGTGCGCTCGCTGGAAATCGCCTGCTACACCGCGATTGCCGCCGTGGCGCTGGGTACGCTGGCAGCCTTCGTGCTGACCCGCATCACCCGCTTCAAGGGCCGCACGCTGTTCGGCGGCCTGGTCACCGCGCCACTGGTCATGCCTGAGGTGATTACCGGTCTGTCGCTGTTGCTGCTGTTCGTGGCCATGGCGCAGATGATCGGCTGGCCGCAGGAGCGGGGCATCGTCACCATCTGGATCGCCCACACTACGTTCTGTGCGGCGTATGTGGCGGTGGTGGTGTCGGCGCGTCTGCGTGAGCTGGACCTGTCGATCGAAGAAGCGGCGATGGACCTCGGCGCGCGGCCATGGAAGGTGTTCTTCCTGATCACCATCCCGATGATCGCGCCGTCGCTGGCAGCGGGCGGCATGATGTCGTTCGCGCTGTCGCTGGATGACCTGGTGCTGGCGAGCTTCGTGTCCGGCCCGGGTTCGACGACCCTGCCGATGGAAGTGTTCTCGGCGGTGCGTCTGGGTGTGAAGCCTGAGATCAACGCCGTGGCCAGCCTGATTCTGCTGGCGGTATCGCTGGTGACCTTCCTGGTCTGGTTCTTCAGCCGCCGTGCCGAAGAAGCGCGCCGCAAGGCGATCCAGCAAGCCATCGAAGAAAGCGCTGCCGATTCGTGGAAGCAACCGGACGTGCGCCGGGCGCCGACGCCGGAAGCGGCTTAA
- a CDS encoding ABC transporter permease subunit — protein sequence MPGGRQLVIGVPFIWLFLFFMLPFFIVLKISFAEADVAIPPYTEIYTYAEQKLQLLLNLGNYAMLGDDELYIAAYLGSLKMAFFSTLLCLLIGYPMAYAIASARKEVQTVLVLLIMMPTWTAILIRVYAWMGILSNNGLLNGFLMSMGLIDEPLQILNTNLAVYIGVVYSYLPFMILPLYANLVKHDTSLLEAASDLGSSTFNSFWKITVPLSKNGIIAGCMLVFIPVVGEFVIPELLGGPETLMIGKVLWQEFFNNRDWPVASALAVVMLAILIVPIILFNRSQAKEMEGKE from the coding sequence ATTCCCGGTGGCCGTCAGCTGGTCATCGGGGTTCCGTTCATCTGGCTGTTCCTGTTCTTCATGCTGCCGTTCTTCATCGTCCTGAAGATCAGCTTCGCCGAAGCGGACGTGGCCATCCCGCCGTACACCGAGATCTACACTTACGCCGAGCAGAAGCTGCAGCTGCTGCTGAACCTGGGCAACTACGCGATGCTCGGCGACGACGAGCTTTACATCGCCGCGTACCTCGGCTCGCTGAAGATGGCGTTTTTCAGCACGCTGCTGTGCCTGTTGATCGGTTACCCGATGGCCTACGCCATCGCCAGCGCCCGCAAGGAAGTGCAAACGGTGCTGGTGCTGCTGATCATGATGCCGACCTGGACCGCGATCCTGATCCGCGTCTATGCGTGGATGGGCATCCTCAGCAACAACGGCCTGCTCAACGGTTTCCTGATGAGCATGGGCTTGATCGACGAGCCGCTGCAGATCCTCAACACCAACCTCGCGGTGTATATCGGCGTCGTCTACTCGTACCTGCCGTTCATGATCCTGCCGCTGTACGCCAACCTGGTGAAGCATGACACCAGCCTGCTGGAGGCCGCGTCCGACCTGGGTTCGAGTACCTTCAACAGCTTCTGGAAAATCACTGTGCCGCTGTCCAAGAACGGCATCATCGCCGGCTGCATGCTGGTGTTCATCCCGGTGGTGGGCGAGTTCGTGATCCCGGAACTGCTTGGCGGTCCGGAAACCCTGATGATCGGTAAGGTGCTCTGGCAAGAGTTCTTCAACAACCGTGACTGGCCGGTGGCGTCCGCCTTGGCGGTGGTGATGCTGGCGATCCTGATCGTGCCGATCATCCTGTTCAACCGCAGTCAGGCCAAGGAAATGGAGGGTAAAGAATGA
- a CDS encoding ABC transporter ATP-binding protein produces the protein MAVASGAYKKALEGDQTPKQVLVKIDRVTKKFDETVAVDDVSLEIKKGEIFALLGGSGSGKSTLLRMLAGFERPTEGRIFLDGVDITDMPPYERPINMMFQSYALFPHMTVAQNIAFGLQQDKIPKAEIDARVAEMLKLVQMSQYAKRKPHQLSGGQRQRVALARSLAKRPKLLLLDEPMGALDKKLRSQMQLELVEIIERVGVTCVMVTHDQEEAMTMAERIAIMHLGWIAQIGSPIDIYETPTSRLVCEFIGNVNIFEGEVIDDAEGHATITCKDLDRQIYVGHGISTSVQDKSVTYAIRPEKLLVTADQPTCEYNWSSGKVHDIAYLGGHSVFYVELPSGKLVQSFVANAERRGARPTWGDQVYVWWEDDSGVVLRS, from the coding sequence ATGGCAGTTGCCTCCGGCGCCTATAAGAAAGCCCTCGAGGGCGACCAGACACCGAAACAGGTGCTGGTCAAAATCGACCGGGTCACGAAGAAGTTCGACGAGACGGTTGCCGTGGACGATGTGTCCCTGGAAATCAAGAAGGGCGAGATATTCGCCCTGCTCGGCGGTTCGGGATCGGGCAAATCCACTCTGCTGCGGATGCTGGCAGGGTTCGAACGGCCCACGGAGGGGCGCATTTTCCTCGACGGCGTCGACATCACCGACATGCCGCCGTACGAGCGACCGATCAACATGATGTTCCAGTCCTACGCCCTGTTCCCGCACATGACCGTGGCGCAGAACATCGCGTTCGGCCTGCAACAGGACAAGATTCCCAAGGCCGAGATCGACGCCCGTGTGGCCGAGATGCTCAAGCTGGTGCAGATGAGCCAGTACGCCAAGCGCAAGCCGCACCAGCTGTCCGGCGGCCAGCGTCAGCGTGTGGCGCTGGCGCGTTCGCTGGCCAAGCGGCCGAAACTGCTGCTGCTCGACGAGCCGATGGGCGCACTGGACAAGAAACTGCGTTCGCAGATGCAGCTTGAGCTGGTTGAGATCATCGAGCGCGTGGGTGTGACCTGCGTGATGGTGACCCACGACCAGGAAGAGGCCATGACCATGGCCGAGCGCATCGCGATCATGCACCTGGGCTGGATCGCCCAGATCGGCAGCCCGATCGACATCTACGAAACCCCGACCAGCCGTCTGGTCTGCGAATTCATCGGTAACGTGAACATCTTCGAAGGCGAAGTGATCGACGACGCCGAAGGTCACGCGACCATTACCTGCAAGGACCTCGACCGGCAGATCTACGTCGGCCACGGCATCAGCACCTCGGTGCAGGACAAGTCCGTGACCTACGCGATCCGTCCGGAAAAACTGCTGGTCACCGCCGACCAGCCGACCTGCGAATACAACTGGTCGAGCGGCAAGGTGCATGACATCGCCTACCTCGGCGGTCACTCGGTGTTCTACGTCGAATTGCCGAGCGGCAAGCTGGTGCAGTCGTTCGTGGCCAACGCTGAACGCCGTGGCGCACGTCCGACCTGGGGCGATCAGGTCTACGTGTGGTGGGAAGACGACAGCGGCGTGGTACTTCGCTCATGA
- a CDS encoding polyamine ABC transporter substrate-binding protein, giving the protein MPIFSSLRNALLAAAGLTFAVGAQAAGTVHIYNWSDYIGETTLADFQKDTGIKPVYDVFDSNETLEGKLLAGRTGYDVVVPSNHFLGKQIKAGAFQKLDKAQLPNYSNLDPVLLKRLEQNDPGNLYAVPYLWGTNGIGYNVDKVKAVLGVDKIDSWSVLFEPENIKKLHSCGVAFLDSADEMMPTVLNYMGLNANSTDPKDYAKATDKLLAVRPYVTYFHSSKYIGDLANGDICVAIGFSGDIFQAKNRAEEAKKGVNIAYSIPKEGGALWFDMLAIPKDSANVKEAHAFINYLLKPEVIAQVSDYVGYANPNPGSDKLMEQSIRTDESVYPPQAVLDKTYVSIELPPNIQRLMTRSWTKVKSGK; this is encoded by the coding sequence TTGCCTATTTTTTCTTCTTTGCGCAATGCCCTGCTGGCCGCTGCCGGCCTGACGTTCGCTGTCGGTGCCCAAGCCGCCGGTACTGTGCATATTTATAACTGGTCGGATTACATCGGCGAGACCACCCTGGCCGATTTCCAGAAAGACACCGGCATCAAACCGGTCTACGACGTGTTCGACTCCAACGAAACCCTGGAAGGCAAACTGCTCGCCGGGCGTACCGGTTACGACGTGGTCGTGCCGTCGAATCACTTCCTCGGCAAGCAGATCAAGGCGGGCGCGTTCCAGAAGCTCGACAAGGCGCAGCTGCCGAACTACTCCAATCTCGATCCGGTGCTGCTCAAGCGCCTGGAACAGAACGATCCGGGCAACCTGTACGCGGTTCCGTACCTGTGGGGCACCAACGGCATCGGCTACAACGTCGATAAAGTGAAAGCCGTGCTCGGCGTCGACAAGATCGACTCCTGGAGCGTGCTGTTCGAGCCGGAGAACATCAAGAAGCTGCACAGCTGCGGCGTGGCGTTCCTCGATTCGGCCGATGAAATGATGCCGACCGTGCTCAACTACATGGGCCTGAACGCCAACAGCACCGATCCCAAGGATTACGCCAAGGCCACGGACAAACTGCTCGCCGTGCGCCCTTACGTGACCTACTTCCACTCCTCGAAATACATCGGTGACCTGGCCAACGGTGACATCTGTGTGGCCATCGGTTTCTCCGGCGACATCTTCCAGGCCAAGAATCGCGCCGAAGAGGCCAAGAAGGGCGTGAACATCGCCTACTCGATCCCGAAAGAGGGCGGCGCGCTGTGGTTCGACATGCTGGCGATTCCGAAGGATTCGGCCAACGTCAAAGAGGCCCACGCCTTCATCAACTATTTGCTGAAACCTGAGGTGATCGCCCAGGTCAGTGATTACGTCGGTTACGCCAACCCCAACCCGGGTTCGGACAAGCTGATGGAGCAGTCCATCCGCACCGACGAGTCGGTTTATCCACCGCAGGCCGTGCTCGACAAGACCTACGTGTCGATCGAGTTGCCGCCGAACATTCAGCGTTTGATGACCCGCAGCTGGACCAAGGTCAAGTCGGGTAAATAG